The Natronoarchaeum philippinense genome has a window encoding:
- a CDS encoding ParA family protein, producing the protein MTTTTPRAVDVVILKGGVGKSTISMNLARQLAEQHRVLFADLDPNGHATNGLGFEDAYQAEIDIGDVVLDQGDATLDDLIRTTEFGFDLLPSSNSLEDVENDLKGAIQGSARVKSNVVDPLLGDVYDYIVFDSPAYPGMLNNNALVATGNVLIPIAPGSSAIGGYKRTMERLIAPAQEYIDIDVLALVPNQIQDRIDQQTEARELLENLNTADSTEGKVPAFARITESEFEQIDSGEVTPPKPGIRHRAALSRSLKYNQPLLDYDPENDQLAHFEELARIVENGGIDR; encoded by the coding sequence ATGACGACAACAACCCCACGCGCCGTCGACGTCGTGATCCTGAAAGGCGGCGTCGGCAAGTCGACGATTTCGATGAACCTCGCGCGCCAGCTCGCCGAACAACACCGCGTCCTGTTCGCGGATCTCGACCCGAACGGCCACGCAACCAACGGGCTCGGTTTCGAGGACGCGTACCAAGCCGAGATCGACATCGGAGACGTGGTGCTCGATCAGGGAGACGCGACGCTAGACGATCTGATCCGGACGACGGAGTTCGGCTTCGACCTGTTGCCGTCGTCGAACTCGCTTGAGGATGTCGAGAACGACCTCAAGGGGGCAATCCAAGGCTCGGCACGCGTCAAATCCAACGTCGTCGACCCACTGTTGGGCGACGTATACGACTACATCGTGTTCGACAGCCCAGCGTATCCGGGTATGCTCAACAACAACGCGCTGGTTGCGACGGGGAACGTACTGATCCCGATCGCGCCGGGGTCGAGCGCAATCGGCGGGTACAAACGAACCATGGAACGGCTGATCGCACCGGCACAGGAGTACATCGACATCGATGTCCTCGCACTCGTTCCGAACCAGATTCAGGATCGGATCGACCAGCAGACCGAAGCGCGCGAGCTACTGGAAAATCTCAACACGGCCGATTCGACCGAGGGGAAAGTCCCCGCGTTCGCGCGCATCACCGAATCGGAGTTCGAACAGATCGACAGCGGCGAGGTGACACCGCCGAAACCCGGCATCCGCCACCGCGCCGCTCTTTCCCGCTCGTTGAAATATAATCAACCGCTGTTAGACTACGATCCGGAGAACGATCAGCTCGCCCACTTCGAGGAGTTGGCACGGATCGTCGAGAACGGGGGCATCGACCGATGA
- a CDS encoding Rieske (2Fe-2S) protein, with the protein MKDKRFEICPAEEFDAGERRIVNLDGFSVGVFNVDGEYHAMKNDCPHQRAPLCEGKLGGTTESDTPGEYDWVRPGQVVRCPWHGWEFDVTTGESVFNPHKVKAKTFKARVEPSQADDADDADQEAAADGGCDGCKVDLEGDDPPVETYDVEVERGTVVVYL; encoded by the coding sequence ATGAAAGACAAACGATTCGAGATTTGTCCGGCCGAGGAGTTCGACGCCGGGGAGCGACGTATCGTCAATCTGGATGGGTTCTCGGTCGGCGTGTTCAACGTCGACGGCGAGTACCATGCGATGAAAAACGACTGTCCCCACCAGCGCGCGCCGCTCTGTGAGGGGAAACTCGGCGGCACCACGGAGTCAGACACGCCCGGTGAGTACGACTGGGTCCGGCCGGGACAGGTCGTTCGCTGCCCGTGGCACGGGTGGGAGTTCGACGTCACGACCGGTGAGTCCGTGTTCAATCCGCACAAGGTGAAAGCCAAGACCTTCAAAGCCCGCGTCGAGCCCTCTCAGGCCGATGATGCGGACGACGCCGATCAAGAGGCCGCTGCTGACGGTGGCTGCGACGGCTGCAAGGTTGATCTCGAGGGCGACGATCCGCCCGTCGAGACGTACGACGTCGAGGTCGAGCGAGGAACGGTGGTGGTGTACCTATGA
- a CDS encoding EamA family transporter, which produces MSKTITFAVGAMLLYTGWAFLAKVATGGLPAEQAVVYTYTAGIGVAVTYVLFSGDAIVAAPGSIGIALVAGLFLGGGTIAYYLALGSGSAAIATSISGMYILGTAILAVVFLDESLTMVEITGLGFAVVAVILLSR; this is translated from the coding sequence ATGAGCAAGACCATTACCTTTGCAGTGGGAGCTATGCTTCTGTACACCGGGTGGGCGTTTCTCGCCAAAGTCGCCACGGGCGGTCTCCCGGCGGAACAGGCTGTCGTCTACACCTACACGGCCGGCATCGGCGTCGCCGTGACGTACGTTCTGTTCAGCGGGGATGCGATTGTCGCTGCGCCCGGTAGTATCGGCATCGCACTGGTTGCAGGCCTCTTTCTCGGCGGTGGAACGATCGCCTACTACCTCGCCCTCGGATCAGGCTCCGCCGCCATCGCAACCAGCATCAGCGGAATGTACATCCTCGGGACGGCAATTCTGGCGGTCGTCTTTCTCGACGAATCGCTGACGATGGTCGAAATCACCGGCCTCGGCTTCGCGGTCGTCGCTGTCATTCTGCTGTCGAGGTAG
- a CDS encoding amidohydrolase family protein: MTQDSPGAATQQRPESELTLVDADIHQRWADNEEIVQYLPERYNDDGLVLPELLYRNPGEFLRQDEKTDDGNKPGSDLQKIVEEHLDEHDIDYAMLTGNSWFNLAALPNRDYANELARAYNEWLVNDVLPVDDRFMGSLYVAPKAPEKAADLIREYGDHPQIRQVMLPGGAEVPYGRPQYWPMYEAAEEQNLAMAVHPFSEGHGTSNPPTGAGHPNNYIEWHTLLGAYYMGQLASIVTEGVLVEYPDLRWAFIEGGYGWLPHFMWRLDKNWKGLRSQVPWLEEKPSHYIRNNVWFASQPVEEPERPEHHDQILEMMHADEMLIYASDYPHWDGDDPDWGLPPMDDEMERAIKHENAAELWDLPTDGSSLE, from the coding sequence ATGACACAGGATTCCCCGGGGGCGGCGACGCAACAACGCCCCGAGTCGGAATTGACGTTAGTCGACGCCGACATCCACCAGCGGTGGGCGGACAACGAGGAAATCGTCCAGTACCTTCCGGAACGGTACAACGACGACGGACTCGTGTTGCCGGAACTGCTGTACCGCAACCCCGGGGAGTTCCTCCGGCAGGACGAAAAGACGGATGACGGCAACAAGCCCGGGTCAGATCTCCAGAAGATCGTCGAGGAACATCTGGACGAGCACGATATCGATTACGCGATGCTGACGGGCAACTCGTGGTTCAACCTCGCTGCGTTGCCCAACCGCGATTACGCGAACGAACTGGCGCGAGCGTACAACGAGTGGCTCGTCAACGACGTTCTCCCGGTCGACGATCGGTTCATGGGATCGCTGTACGTCGCGCCGAAGGCGCCGGAGAAAGCCGCCGACCTCATCCGCGAGTACGGGGATCACCCACAGATTCGGCAGGTGATGCTTCCCGGCGGCGCGGAAGTGCCGTACGGTCGCCCTCAGTACTGGCCGATGTACGAAGCCGCCGAAGAACAGAACCTAGCGATGGCGGTCCACCCGTTCTCGGAGGGCCACGGCACGAGCAACCCGCCGACCGGCGCCGGTCATCCCAACAACTACATCGAGTGGCACACGCTTCTGGGCGCCTACTACATGGGCCAGCTCGCCTCGATCGTCACCGAAGGGGTGCTGGTCGAGTATCCCGACCTCCGGTGGGCGTTTATCGAGGGGGGCTACGGGTGGCTTCCGCACTTCATGTGGCGGCTCGACAAGAACTGGAAGGGGCTTCGATCGCAAGTGCCGTGGCTCGAAGAGAAGCCGAGCCACTACATCCGGAACAACGTCTGGTTTGCGAGCCAGCCCGTCGAGGAACCCGAGCGCCCGGAGCATCACGACCAGATTCTCGAGATGATGCACGCGGATGAGATGCTCATCTACGCCTCGGACTACCCCCACTGGGACGGTGACGATCCCGATTGGGGACTCCCGCCGATGGACGACGAAATGGAGCGGGCTATCAAACACGAGAACGCGGCCGAGCTGTGGGATCTACCCACGGACGGCAGTTCGCTGGAGTGA
- a CDS encoding saccharopine dehydrogenase family protein, with protein sequence MSSKTVVLGGSGAMTSGCVYDLHQTSDFGEIVVADADEENARRLVELVDDDRVRFESVDATDTDDLVRVLEGADYVVNGLPYPFEENVLDAMQEVGDLTGVDLNAFDFDEVLDRSDEFAEAGNSLWFANGGLVSTIALGMVACERFDDVSDVNFYWGMWRLLTQTTPGLTDTVTYEHDPDVDERAKWEDGEVINDLPAFSEKRTFEFPEPIGEEETYVISHPEPITFPEAPVAQEKNVDRIITRGAWHDEWKRYERTLHAANAFETDAIEVDGAEVDPVEVMQEQVKSQGVELETEWKPPEELSPETEWTPQTILSAEVTGSVDGRDDRAVFHFEQPFPFFGGNDITLMREYGCYVGVPLSVTLQLMADGAVDEDGIFITETSGLDADRYFEEMEDRGFDLIDEQVPEQTIRAQD encoded by the coding sequence ATGAGTAGCAAGACTGTCGTGCTAGGCGGTTCTGGCGCGATGACGTCAGGATGCGTCTATGACCTTCACCAGACAAGTGACTTCGGCGAAATCGTCGTCGCGGACGCTGACGAAGAGAACGCGCGCCGTCTCGTCGAACTCGTCGACGACGACCGCGTTCGATTCGAGTCGGTCGACGCGACCGACACGGACGACCTCGTCCGAGTGCTCGAGGGAGCCGACTACGTCGTCAACGGGCTGCCGTACCCCTTCGAGGAGAACGTCCTCGACGCGATGCAGGAAGTGGGCGATCTCACGGGCGTCGACCTGAACGCGTTCGACTTCGACGAGGTGCTCGATCGGTCCGACGAGTTCGCGGAAGCGGGCAATTCGCTGTGGTTCGCCAACGGCGGCCTCGTGAGTACCATCGCACTCGGGATGGTCGCCTGCGAGCGCTTCGACGACGTGTCCGACGTTAACTTCTACTGGGGGATGTGGCGCCTCCTTACCCAGACGACGCCTGGACTCACCGACACGGTTACTTATGAACACGACCCCGACGTCGACGAGCGGGCCAAGTGGGAAGACGGAGAAGTCATCAACGACCTGCCGGCGTTCAGCGAAAAGCGGACGTTCGAATTCCCGGAGCCGATCGGCGAGGAAGAGACGTACGTCATCTCTCACCCGGAACCGATTACGTTCCCGGAGGCACCGGTCGCACAGGAGAAGAACGTCGACCGCATCATCACACGCGGCGCGTGGCACGACGAGTGGAAGCGGTACGAGCGAACGCTTCACGCGGCGAACGCCTTCGAGACAGACGCCATCGAGGTGGACGGAGCGGAGGTCGACCCGGTCGAAGTGATGCAAGAGCAAGTGAAATCACAGGGAGTCGAACTCGAAACCGAGTGGAAGCCGCCCGAAGAGCTCTCCCCGGAGACGGAGTGGACTCCCCAGACCATCCTCTCGGCCGAGGTAACCGGGTCGGTCGACGGTCGCGACGACCGCGCAGTCTTCCACTTCGAGCAGCCGTTCCCGTTCTTCGGCGGGAACGACATCACGCTGATGCGCGAGTACGGTTGCTACGTCGGCGTCCCGCTGTCCGTGACGCTCCAGCTCATGGCCGACGGCGCAGTCGACGAGGACGGCATCTTCATCACCGAGACGAGCGGACTCGACGCGGACCGATACTTCGAGGAGATGGAAGATCGCGGATTCGATCTTATCGACGAACAAGTTCCTGAGCAGACCATTCGGGCACAGGACTGA
- a CDS encoding IS6 family transposase has protein sequence MAEIERLSGRSDWMDLEFVERERTPSELMELGIRLQLVELSLLNTVSELEEFGVERSRKAVHDRVHKAGLQPATDVSPDHVVLDETVIRINGQQFWLYAAVDPTTNKFLHIRLLTTTTTALSQQFLRELCEKSDLGDTVFLVDHAQHLAAALQRAGLRLPPARHGNQNAVERIFRGVKRRTSSFTNSFCHVELVTAESWL, from the coding sequence ATGGCAGAAATCGAACGCCTCAGCGGTCGTAGCGACTGGATGGACTTGGAGTTTGTAGAGCGAGAGCGGACTCCGAGCGAGCTAATGGAGCTCGGTATTCGGCTCCAATTGGTTGAACTATCACTTTTGAATACAGTTTCAGAATTAGAGGAGTTCGGTGTCGAACGGTCGCGGAAAGCCGTTCACGACCGGGTCCACAAAGCCGGTCTACAGCCCGCGACTGACGTGAGTCCGGATCACGTTGTGCTTGACGAAACGGTGATCCGAATCAACGGCCAACAGTTCTGGCTGTACGCTGCTGTCGATCCAACAACGAACAAATTTCTGCACATTCGGCTGCTTACCACGACTACAACGGCATTATCGCAACAATTTCTGCGAGAGCTTTGTGAGAAATCCGATCTCGGCGACACCGTGTTTCTCGTCGATCATGCCCAACATCTAGCGGCGGCACTGCAACGAGCAGGACTCCGATTACCCCCGGCTCGTCATGGAAATCAAAATGCTGTCGAACGTATCTTTCGAGGGGTAAAACGACGAACGTCTTCGTTTACCAATAGTTTCTGCCACGTTGAACTAGTAACCGCTGAATCGTGGCTCTAA
- a CDS encoding BCCT family transporter, which translates to MSTDSQGRLAAFRDEIDPFVFVGGALVTIIAIGYIAARPTTAAEMLTNANNFLWSELGWLFLWAMFLAVVFCLWLLIGPWGKIKFGGPDTEPEFSYFSFLAMLFSAGLSTGLVFYGPAEALFHFSSGPPFFGAEAQSAAIVPDAVQYTMLHWGISPWAAYLVVGITIAYYVHRKGAPIKPSTVFAPFIGVENLDKKWVKPLDLMMVVISVGGVAVSLGFVVTQFLAGLNYNYGVEFGNLGTILVTVGLTVGFTASAALGVKRGIRRVSTFNMYLFTFLLAVAFVFGPTAFLLSTGTQALGGYVNDFVSMSLYMNAANGGTWVGGWTVFYWAWWFSFAPMIGIFITRICRGRTIRQVVFAGLVGTTAASFPWFIVMGGSSLWVQTQGSLDLLSIVFAQGREVAAFPLFETLMPFGGIFAVAYLVLVLTFLITTVDSTTLSLAMFTTDGSENPSTANRVTWGGLVGLLSSLLLISGGLAALKDFVVLLGFPIAFVIGMCIVGLTIEFEQLHPVLLTERYEGDAPEDDDQQTVAGLLSDRRPTWMGGADD; encoded by the coding sequence ATGAGTACGGACTCTCAGGGCCGACTGGCAGCCTTCCGCGACGAGATCGATCCGTTCGTGTTCGTCGGCGGCGCGCTCGTTACCATCATCGCCATCGGCTACATCGCCGCTCGACCGACCACCGCAGCGGAGATGCTCACGAACGCAAACAACTTCCTCTGGAGCGAACTCGGCTGGCTCTTCCTCTGGGCGATGTTCCTCGCCGTCGTGTTCTGCCTGTGGCTCCTGATCGGGCCGTGGGGCAAGATCAAGTTCGGCGGCCCGGACACGGAGCCGGAGTTCTCGTACTTCTCGTTCCTCGCAATGCTGTTCTCGGCGGGGCTCTCGACCGGGCTGGTCTTTTACGGCCCCGCGGAGGCGCTGTTCCACTTCTCGTCGGGCCCGCCGTTCTTCGGCGCCGAAGCCCAGAGTGCGGCGATCGTCCCGGACGCGGTCCAGTACACGATGCTACACTGGGGCATCTCGCCGTGGGCGGCGTATCTCGTCGTCGGCATCACGATCGCGTACTACGTTCACCGCAAGGGCGCACCGATCAAGCCGTCGACGGTGTTTGCCCCCTTCATCGGCGTCGAGAACCTCGACAAGAAGTGGGTGAAGCCGCTCGACCTGATGATGGTCGTCATTTCGGTCGGTGGCGTCGCCGTCTCGCTCGGCTTCGTCGTCACCCAGTTCCTCGCGGGGCTGAACTACAACTACGGCGTCGAGTTCGGTAATCTCGGAACGATACTCGTCACCGTCGGGCTCACCGTCGGATTCACGGCCTCCGCCGCGCTGGGGGTCAAACGCGGTATCCGGCGCGTCTCGACGTTCAACATGTACCTCTTTACGTTCCTCCTCGCGGTCGCGTTCGTGTTCGGCCCGACGGCGTTCCTGCTCAGCACCGGCACGCAGGCGCTCGGCGGGTACGTCAACGACTTCGTCAGCATGAGCCTCTACATGAACGCGGCCAACGGCGGGACGTGGGTCGGCGGCTGGACCGTCTTCTACTGGGCGTGGTGGTTCTCGTTCGCGCCCATGATCGGCATCTTCATCACGCGCATCTGCCGCGGCCGCACCATCCGCCAAGTCGTCTTCGCCGGACTCGTCGGGACCACCGCGGCCTCGTTCCCGTGGTTCATCGTCATGGGCGGGTCGTCGCTGTGGGTCCAGACGCAGGGCTCGCTCGACCTGCTTTCGATCGTGTTCGCCCAAGGCCGAGAAGTCGCCGCCTTCCCGCTGTTCGAGACGCTCATGCCCTTCGGCGGCATCTTCGCGGTCGCGTACCTGGTGCTCGTGCTCACGTTCCTGATCACGACGGTCGACTCGACGACGCTCAGCCTCGCGATGTTCACTACCGACGGGAGCGAGAACCCCTCGACCGCCAACCGCGTCACTTGGGGCGGGCTCGTAGGACTGCTCTCCTCGCTTCTGCTCATCAGTGGTGGCCTCGCCGCACTCAAGGACTTCGTCGTCCTGCTCGGGTTCCCGATCGCGTTCGTCATCGGCATGTGTATCGTTGGACTTACCATCGAGTTCGAACAGCTCCACCCCGTGTTGCTGACCGAGCGCTACGAAGGCGACGCCCCCGAGGACGACGATCAACAAACGGTCGCCGGGCTCCTCTCGGATCGTCGCCCGACGTGGATGGGAGGTGCCGACGACTGA
- a CDS encoding MFS transporter — protein MVKNSDLAGDRLSMLETLYGYNGKQLNLHALGIVVSLSGILVIAPMLPEIIDDFGITAAEAGGSISFMWACNALAQYPGGRYSERLSSNVVLLASQGVMGAGFLLLVLSNAFPLFIVAIGLIGFGYGMFEPAGIVLLQNLFDENRGQALGIRDAAANLGSALSAVLAITVVGAAAWRAAFVPVVALLGVLVVGGHRLNREPYTVSRVPLDVQSVGTRLFRSRETYAILFVLAVFNFVWQGSASFLPTFLQVEKSLTSFQATVAFASIFLIGMLVTPIAGALCERWSPINLGVGATGFGIVGLGAILGTDSLVGLGVGLVVFAVGLTTIWPVMFVYLTDALAQETVGSDLGALRGVYFAVGSLGPAYVGTVATRFSYTVSFSSLLLCFGLTMLALLWLGSR, from the coding sequence GTGGTCAAAAACAGCGACCTCGCCGGGGATCGACTCTCGATGTTAGAGACACTGTACGGCTACAACGGTAAGCAGCTAAACCTCCACGCGCTCGGAATCGTCGTCTCCCTATCTGGTATCCTCGTTATCGCACCGATGCTGCCGGAGATAATCGACGATTTCGGCATCACTGCCGCCGAGGCCGGCGGGTCGATCTCGTTCATGTGGGCGTGCAACGCCCTCGCACAGTACCCCGGCGGTCGCTACTCCGAGCGGCTGTCGTCGAACGTCGTCTTGCTTGCGAGCCAAGGCGTGATGGGTGCGGGCTTTCTCTTGCTCGTGCTCTCGAACGCGTTCCCGCTGTTCATCGTCGCCATCGGTCTCATCGGATTCGGTTACGGGATGTTCGAACCGGCGGGGATCGTACTCCTGCAGAATCTCTTCGACGAAAACCGCGGGCAGGCCCTCGGTATCAGGGATGCTGCCGCTAACCTCGGAAGCGCGCTGTCGGCGGTGTTGGCGATCACCGTCGTCGGCGCCGCCGCGTGGCGGGCCGCCTTCGTGCCCGTCGTCGCACTGCTCGGCGTCCTCGTTGTCGGCGGGCATCGACTCAACCGCGAACCGTACACTGTCTCGCGAGTGCCCCTCGACGTGCAGTCGGTCGGGACCCGACTGTTTCGATCCCGGGAGACGTACGCGATCCTGTTCGTCTTGGCCGTGTTCAATTTCGTCTGGCAGGGGAGCGCGAGCTTTCTACCGACGTTTCTGCAGGTCGAGAAGTCGCTCACATCGTTTCAGGCGACGGTCGCGTTCGCAAGCATCTTTCTCATCGGAATGCTCGTTACGCCGATCGCCGGCGCCCTCTGCGAGCGGTGGAGTCCGATCAACCTCGGCGTCGGCGCAACCGGGTTCGGAATTGTCGGTCTCGGCGCCATCCTCGGGACCGATTCGCTCGTCGGCCTCGGCGTCGGACTGGTCGTCTTCGCCGTCGGCCTGACCACGATCTGGCCGGTCATGTTCGTCTACCTGACCGATGCTCTCGCCCAAGAGACGGTCGGCAGCGATCTCGGCGCGCTGCGAGGAGTGTACTTCGCCGTCGGTAGTCTCGGCCCGGCGTACGTCGGGACCGTCGCCACTCGGTTTAGCTACACGGTGTCGTTTTCCAGCCTCTTGCTCTGTTTCGGTCTGACCATGCTCGCGTTGCTCTGGCTCGGAAGTCGGTGA
- a CDS encoding IclR family transcriptional regulator, giving the protein MGDEANRPIKALLTMDEIVTVLDRESEGSVTALAEELDRPRSVVHDYLSTLQQLGYVVQDESGQYELSFRFMELGGRVRKDVALYNVAKPEIRRLAEKSTGELVTLSVEQNGMCVALDVVQGEQSISYDFTDGTHFHMHSSGVGKAMLAQYPDERVTEILDKHGMPARTENTITDRDELEDEFERIRESGVSFDREEYRTGMTTFSTVIEDATGNVLGGLSVTGPVHRLQEPEVEDELTTELLSTANIIELNYSAQ; this is encoded by the coding sequence ATGGGTGACGAAGCAAACCGTCCGATCAAAGCACTGCTGACGATGGACGAAATCGTGACCGTACTGGATCGAGAGAGCGAGGGCAGCGTCACCGCGCTGGCCGAGGAGCTCGACAGACCGCGTAGCGTCGTCCACGACTATCTGAGCACGCTCCAACAACTGGGCTATGTGGTACAAGACGAGAGCGGCCAGTACGAGCTCAGCTTCCGATTCATGGAGCTCGGCGGGCGCGTCCGGAAAGATGTCGCTCTGTACAACGTCGCAAAGCCCGAGATCCGCCGCCTCGCGGAGAAGTCAACCGGCGAACTCGTCACCCTGTCGGTCGAACAGAACGGGATGTGCGTCGCACTCGATGTCGTTCAGGGCGAACAGAGCATCTCCTACGATTTTACCGACGGTACGCACTTCCACATGCACTCTTCGGGCGTCGGGAAGGCGATGCTCGCACAGTATCCCGACGAGCGCGTGACCGAAATCCTCGACAAGCACGGCATGCCGGCGCGGACGGAGAACACGATAACCGACCGTGACGAGCTAGAAGACGAGTTCGAGCGCATTCGAGAGAGCGGCGTCTCGTTCGACCGCGAAGAGTACAGGACGGGGATGACGACGTTCTCGACGGTGATCGAAGATGCCACCGGGAACGTTCTCGGCGGCCTCAGCGTGACCGGGCCAGTTCACCGACTACAGGAGCCAGAGGTCGAGGACGAACTGACGACCGAGCTTCTCTCGACGGCCAACATTATCGAACTGAACTACAGCGCACAGTAA
- a CDS encoding universal stress protein produces the protein MAIVAAIDDSDRAATVLAEAQTLAADLDEELHAIHVLERSELVEVLEKDVEGQDLTDNYEVQQVGENLVDRALDNSDPEPNISVRVGDPGTEIAAYADDEEARYVVIGGRQRSPTGKALFGSVTQDVIFDSPAPVINVAIE, from the coding sequence ATGGCGATCGTAGCAGCCATCGACGATTCGGACAGAGCAGCGACAGTCCTCGCAGAGGCCCAGACACTCGCGGCCGACCTCGACGAGGAACTGCACGCGATTCACGTCCTAGAACGCTCGGAGCTCGTCGAAGTGCTCGAAAAAGATGTCGAAGGGCAGGACTTGACTGACAATTACGAAGTCCAGCAAGTCGGTGAGAATCTCGTGGACCGAGCGCTGGACAACTCGGACCCAGAACCCAACATCTCGGTTCGCGTCGGTGACCCCGGAACTGAGATCGCAGCGTACGCAGACGACGAAGAAGCGCGGTACGTCGTTATCGGAGGCCGACAGCGCTCGCCGACCGGCAAGGCGCTGTTCGGGAGCGTCACGCAGGACGTGATCTTCGACTCGCCGGCGCCGGTCATCAACGTCGCAATCGAGTGA